A genomic stretch from Vibrio neptunius includes:
- a CDS encoding Dyp-type peroxidase, whose protein sequence is MTIPQSAILPEAGPFAQYTLLKVTQEHAAVLEQLQALLTLVEELNQQQPGAELTLSVAFSKSFWSKCDAAMPDELIDFPPLGEGSTIAPSSDVDVLIHCHSNRHDLHFYLLRTFFAQASDNVVVVDETYGYRYLDSRDMTDFVDGTENPKESQRHEVAIIPQGELAGGSYVMVQRFVHDLPSWNRLNVSAQEKVIGRTKPDSIELDNVPAASHVGRVDIKEEGKGLKIVRHSLPYGSVSGEHGLLFIAYCNTLHNFKAMLESMYGETDGKTDQLLRFTRAVTGAYFFAPSVEMLNGLKLK, encoded by the coding sequence ATGACAATCCCTCAAAGTGCCATCCTTCCTGAAGCAGGACCTTTCGCTCAATACACGCTGCTTAAGGTGACACAGGAACATGCTGCCGTACTGGAACAGCTACAGGCTCTACTAACACTTGTAGAAGAGCTTAATCAGCAGCAACCTGGGGCTGAGCTGACTCTTTCCGTTGCGTTCAGCAAGTCGTTCTGGTCAAAATGTGATGCTGCAATGCCAGACGAACTGATTGACTTCCCACCGCTTGGAGAAGGCAGCACCATAGCGCCGAGTTCTGATGTAGATGTGCTTATCCACTGCCATTCGAATCGTCATGATTTGCACTTTTATCTGCTGCGCACATTCTTTGCACAAGCTTCAGACAACGTAGTAGTGGTTGATGAAACCTATGGTTATCGCTATCTTGACTCGCGAGATATGACGGATTTTGTCGATGGGACAGAAAACCCGAAAGAGAGCCAGCGTCATGAAGTGGCCATTATTCCTCAAGGAGAGTTGGCTGGTGGCAGTTACGTTATGGTCCAGCGTTTTGTCCATGACCTGCCTTCTTGGAATCGACTGAATGTGTCTGCTCAAGAAAAAGTCATCGGGCGGACTAAACCGGATTCGATTGAGTTAGATAATGTGCCAGCTGCGTCCCACGTTGGTCGTGTGGACATTAAAGAAGAAGGTAAAGGCCTGAAGATTGTTCGCCATAGCTTGCCTTATGGCAGTGTGTCAGGTGAGCATGGCCTGCTGTTTATTGCCTACTGCAATACGTTACACAATTTTAAAGCCATGCTGGAAAGCATGTATGGCGAGACTGATGGTAAAACAGACCAGTTATTGCGCTTTACTAGAGCCGTGACAGGCGCATACTTCTTTGCCCCGTCTGTAGAAATGCTAAACGGGTTAAAGCTTAAGTAA
- a CDS encoding DUF2919 domain-containing protein — protein sequence MRYALEQYDKHGFLKAPKWLWLGWLFLAKAWVVFVVAGASRESGVKILNIVYPDHSMLYLGLAMGLPSIALMWMISLRSPERKWISQLVCWGKTITMLAIGGQFVQTLYHVYLEHGAFRWANAATLLFLLWFMLYIYKSRSVRDCFSAPPSD from the coding sequence GTGCGATACGCTTTAGAACAATACGATAAACATGGTTTTCTCAAAGCCCCTAAATGGCTCTGGCTGGGTTGGCTGTTTCTCGCCAAAGCTTGGGTGGTCTTTGTTGTCGCTGGTGCGAGCCGAGAAAGCGGCGTTAAGATCCTCAATATTGTCTACCCCGATCATTCAATGTTGTATCTGGGGTTGGCGATGGGGCTGCCTAGCATCGCGTTAATGTGGATGATCAGCTTGCGCAGCCCGGAACGAAAATGGATAAGCCAGTTAGTCTGTTGGGGTAAAACGATTACCATGCTAGCGATTGGCGGCCAGTTTGTTCAAACGCTTTATCACGTCTATCTAGAGCATGGCGCTTTTCGTTGGGCGAATGCCGCCACTTTGCTATTTCTGCTGTGGTTTATGCTTTATATCTATAAGAGTCGCAGCGTACGCGATTGTTTTTCTGCGCCGCCATCTGATTGA